From Desulfobulbaceae bacterium, the proteins below share one genomic window:
- a CDS encoding dehypoxanthine futalosine cyclase has translation FGANDFGSTMIEENVVAAAGVNFRLSEEEIRQLVTEAGFIPCQRLMDYTMVG, from the coding sequence CTTTGGCGCTAATGATTTTGGCAGCACCATGATCGAGGAAAATGTGGTGGCTGCTGCCGGAGTTAATTTTCGACTGAGTGAAGAGGAGATCAGGCAATTGGTAACAGAGGCTGGATTTATTCCTTGCCAGCGGTTGATGGATTACACCATGGTGGGATAG